One genomic region from Sorangium aterium encodes:
- the rph gene encoding ribonuclease PH, producing the protein MNRPDGRALDVHRPVEMILGFHRNAEGSVLYRAGRTVVLCTASVEPTVPAWMMGKGAGWLTAEYQMHPRSSPARREPRDGRGKAPSGRTQEIQRLIGRALRAAIDLKQLGEQTIAIDCDVLEADGGTRTASITAGFVALALALDRMRAAGSLEAPVLRDQVAAISVGHLPGGLALDLVYTEDSSARVDMNVVATAVGSIVEVQATAEDEAIPRAELDRMTDLALAGVASLASAQHRALSSAGVELSALFQTDRWRVA; encoded by the coding sequence GTGAATCGCCCTGACGGCCGCGCCCTCGATGTCCACCGCCCCGTGGAGATGATCCTCGGGTTCCACCGCAACGCAGAGGGATCCGTCCTCTACCGCGCCGGGAGGACGGTCGTGCTCTGCACGGCGTCGGTCGAGCCCACGGTGCCCGCCTGGATGATGGGCAAGGGCGCGGGCTGGCTCACGGCCGAGTACCAGATGCACCCGCGATCGAGCCCGGCCCGCAGGGAGCCGCGCGACGGGCGGGGCAAGGCCCCGAGCGGGCGCACGCAGGAGATCCAGCGGCTCATCGGCCGCGCGCTCCGGGCGGCGATCGATCTCAAGCAGCTCGGCGAGCAGACGATCGCGATCGACTGCGATGTCCTGGAGGCGGACGGGGGCACGCGGACCGCGTCGATCACCGCCGGGTTCGTGGCGCTCGCGCTGGCGCTCGACCGGATGCGCGCGGCCGGGTCGCTCGAGGCGCCGGTGCTCCGCGATCAGGTGGCGGCGATCAGCGTGGGCCACCTCCCGGGCGGGCTCGCGCTCGACCTCGTCTACACCGAGGACAGCTCGGCGCGCGTCGACATGAACGTCGTGGCGACGGCCGTCGGCTCGATCGTCGAGGTCCAGGCGACGGCCGAGGACGAGGCCATCCCCCGGGCGGAGCTCGATCGCATGACCGACCTCGCGCTCGCAGGCGTGGCGTCGCTCGCGAGCGCGCAGCACCGGGCGCTGTCGAGCGCCGGCGTCGAACTCTCCGCCCTGTTCCAGACGGATCGCTGGAGGGTCGCGTGA
- a CDS encoding murein hydrolase activator EnvC family protein yields MRRRIRLAPLALALLTGAATSGAAVPAADAPAPTSALAARAPAPAARPGSALAENDLDRLLAKLDAEEKALRAELDAIGPALELTRRRMIARGRAYYRHVRAGFLPVGGGFDALVDHAARVERTRLALERDLAREAELTRRSAELADRLTHLGAERAPLEVHREAMNRARVALAQEEERRAAFSRAFETSVRPDYLAIYGADTGPAELDRRAGFRSLMGRLPFPIAGRAEVRKVSRRGAGGPGVELTALDGAPVRSVAAGRVAFADTYADYGLTVIVDHGERLYSVYANLGAADVRAGDQLPGGARVGTVASGPGGAKLYFELRRGAEVIDPGPWFGM; encoded by the coding sequence GTGAGGCGCCGCATCCGGCTCGCGCCGCTCGCGCTGGCGCTCCTCACCGGCGCCGCGACGAGCGGCGCCGCGGTGCCGGCGGCCGACGCCCCGGCGCCCACGTCCGCCTTGGCGGCCAGGGCCCCGGCTCCGGCGGCGCGCCCGGGCTCGGCGCTGGCCGAGAACGATCTCGATCGCCTGCTCGCGAAGCTCGACGCCGAGGAGAAGGCGCTGCGCGCGGAGCTCGACGCGATCGGCCCCGCGCTGGAGCTCACCCGCCGCCGGATGATCGCGCGCGGGCGCGCGTACTACCGCCACGTCCGCGCCGGCTTCCTCCCGGTGGGCGGCGGGTTCGACGCGCTGGTGGACCACGCCGCCCGCGTGGAGCGCACCCGGCTCGCCCTCGAGCGCGACCTCGCCCGCGAGGCGGAGCTGACCCGGCGCAGCGCCGAGCTCGCGGACCGGCTCACGCACCTCGGAGCGGAGCGCGCGCCCCTCGAGGTGCACCGCGAGGCGATGAACCGCGCCCGGGTCGCGCTGGCCCAGGAGGAGGAGCGCCGCGCCGCGTTCTCGCGCGCGTTCGAGACGAGCGTGCGCCCCGACTACCTCGCGATCTACGGCGCGGACACCGGGCCCGCCGAGCTCGATCGCCGCGCCGGCTTCCGCTCGCTCATGGGGCGGCTCCCCTTCCCGATCGCCGGCCGCGCGGAGGTGCGCAAGGTGTCGCGCCGCGGCGCCGGCGGCCCCGGCGTCGAGCTCACCGCGCTGGACGGCGCGCCGGTCCGCAGCGTGGCGGCGGGGCGGGTGGCCTTCGCCGACACATACGCGGATTACGGGCTCACCGTGATCGTCGATCACGGCGAGCGGCTCTACTCGGTGTACGCGAACCTCGGCGCCGCGGACGTGCGCGCCGGCGATCAGCTCCCGGGCGGGGCGCGGGTGGGCACGGTCGCGAGCGGACCGGGCGGCGCGAAGCTCTACTTCGAGCTGAGGCGCGGCGCCGAGGTGATCGACCCGGGTCCCTGGTTCGGGATGTAG
- a CDS encoding cell division protein FtsX: protein MQTSERDDRRRWLRTWRAGRSDWRLQALSIFSLAVAFVCLASALLVVTNLMAVRDRWSRAGRATVYLRDSATEAQTAELTRALEGTEGVKKVRLVTSAEARREVVHDDGDKALAALPPSAFPASLEVGFTEEVSDEALASMTVKLRALPAVDTVETYQRWTERLSSLLSGGVAASACLAAIVLCAVVSVIGSTMRLLLHRRKIEVEVLKLVGATDGFVRRPFIVEGATQGAAGAAGALLVLGGLFMMVRGRFDHELANLLGISPSFLPWEVAFGMVTLGAALGATTALLTLRKMVAV from the coding sequence ATGCAGACCAGCGAGCGTGACGATCGGCGGAGATGGCTTCGCACCTGGCGGGCAGGGAGGAGCGATTGGCGGCTGCAGGCGCTGTCGATCTTCTCGCTCGCGGTCGCGTTCGTATGCCTCGCGTCGGCCCTCCTCGTGGTCACGAACCTCATGGCGGTGCGCGATCGCTGGTCGCGCGCCGGCCGCGCCACGGTCTACCTGCGCGACAGCGCGACCGAGGCGCAGACCGCGGAGCTGACCCGCGCGCTCGAGGGCACCGAGGGCGTCAAGAAGGTGCGGCTCGTGACGAGCGCCGAGGCGCGCCGCGAGGTGGTGCACGACGACGGCGACAAGGCCCTCGCCGCGCTTCCGCCGAGCGCGTTCCCCGCGTCCCTCGAGGTCGGCTTCACCGAGGAGGTCTCCGACGAGGCGCTCGCCTCGATGACGGTGAAGCTGCGCGCCCTGCCGGCCGTGGACACGGTGGAGACGTACCAGCGCTGGACGGAGCGGCTGTCGTCCCTCCTCAGCGGCGGCGTCGCCGCGAGCGCGTGCCTCGCCGCGATCGTCCTCTGCGCGGTCGTGAGCGTCATCGGCTCGACGATGCGCCTGCTCTTGCATCGCCGGAAGATCGAGGTCGAGGTGCTGAAGCTGGTCGGCGCGACCGACGGCTTCGTGCGCCGGCCGTTCATCGTCGAGGGCGCCACGCAGGGCGCGGCCGGCGCGGCGGGCGCGCTGCTCGTGCTGGGCGGCCTGTTCATGATGGTGCGCGGCCGCTTCGATCACGAGCTCGCCAACCTGCTCGGCATCTCGCCGTCGTTCCTGCCCTGGGAGGTCGCGTTCGGGATGGTCACCCTCGGCGCCGCGCTCGGCGCCACGACCGCGCTGCTCACGCTGCGCAAGATGGTGGCCGTGTGA
- a CDS encoding cell division ATP-binding protein FtsE, with amino-acid sequence MAAPPLQGSFRPALRPGHRYDASAARRPILVFEDVYKSYRADQPVLRGMSLSIERGEFVFITGPSGSGKSTLLRLVHRTERVDDGRILFLGRDIARLTDASIPALRRNIGFVFQDFKLVPSWTVFDNVAITLEVLGLPSRLLRTRVGEALERVGLAGRGGDRAQVLSGGEQQRVSIARAIVGEPTLILADEPTGNLDPQLAIDLLGLFEDIHETGTTVLFATHDRTLLDVRPRRVVVLDDGKATDVPHGLGSGGEFVDGGDEDEMDSGVRGAA; translated from the coding sequence ATGGCGGCGCCCCCTCTGCAAGGCTCATTTCGTCCGGCGCTCCGGCCCGGCCACCGCTACGACGCGTCCGCCGCGCGCCGGCCGATCCTCGTCTTCGAGGACGTCTACAAATCGTACCGGGCCGATCAGCCGGTGCTGCGCGGGATGTCGCTCTCGATCGAGCGCGGCGAGTTCGTGTTCATCACGGGTCCGAGCGGCTCGGGCAAGAGCACGCTCCTCCGCCTCGTGCACCGCACCGAGCGCGTCGACGATGGCCGGATCCTGTTCCTCGGCCGGGACATCGCGCGCCTGACCGACGCGTCGATCCCCGCGCTCCGGCGCAACATCGGCTTCGTCTTCCAGGACTTCAAGCTGGTCCCGAGCTGGACCGTGTTCGACAACGTGGCCATCACGCTGGAGGTGCTCGGCCTCCCGTCGCGCCTGCTCCGGACCCGGGTCGGCGAGGCGCTCGAGCGCGTCGGCCTGGCGGGGCGCGGCGGCGACCGGGCGCAGGTGCTGAGCGGCGGCGAGCAGCAGCGCGTCTCGATCGCGCGGGCGATCGTCGGGGAGCCGACGCTGATCCTCGCGGACGAGCCGACGGGCAACCTCGACCCGCAGCTCGCGATCGATCTGCTCGGGCTCTTCGAGGACATCCACGAGACCGGCACGACCGTCCTGTTCGCGACGCACGATCGGACGCTGCTCGACGTGCGCCCCCGGCGCGTGGTCGTGCTCGACGACGGGAAGGCGACCGACGTGCCGCACGGCCTCGGGTCCGGCGGCGAGTTCGTCGACGGCGGCGACGAGGACGAGATGGATAGCGGCGTGCGCGGCGCAGCGTAG
- a CDS encoding methionyl-tRNA formyltransferase, with the protein MLLHGDGHEIALAAISRADAVGLRRARRIFGARLLLRPDVERPELASRVEALAPDLLVSWFWTTRLPMSLVKAARLGGIGVHPSLLPRHRGPDPTYWAIASGDAESGVTAHRIEAEYDTGDILEQERLPIDPGWTAWQLARALDRPSLRVLRRTVARFARGEEVAGVAQDPALATQAPAPDDEACAICWSWPTERVLRHVRALAPAPGAWTEIEGACVIVLRAAPAASFPEALAPGEAVVEGGVVLVRTGDTAVALLEGEIDGEPASVDELAALVASGASRG; encoded by the coding sequence TTGCTGCTCCACGGCGACGGTCACGAGATCGCGCTCGCCGCGATCAGCCGCGCCGACGCCGTGGGGCTCCGCCGGGCCCGCCGGATCTTCGGCGCGCGCCTCCTGCTGCGTCCCGACGTCGAGCGCCCGGAGCTCGCGTCGCGCGTCGAGGCGCTCGCGCCCGATCTCCTGGTGAGCTGGTTCTGGACCACGCGCCTGCCGATGTCGCTCGTGAAGGCGGCGCGGCTCGGGGGGATCGGCGTGCACCCCTCGCTGCTCCCCCGTCATCGCGGGCCGGACCCCACCTACTGGGCGATCGCCTCGGGGGACGCCGAGAGCGGCGTCACGGCGCACCGGATCGAGGCGGAGTACGACACCGGCGACATCCTTGAACAGGAGAGGCTCCCCATCGATCCGGGGTGGACCGCGTGGCAGCTCGCCCGGGCGCTCGACCGGCCGAGCCTCCGGGTCCTGCGGCGCACGGTCGCCCGGTTTGCGCGCGGCGAGGAGGTGGCGGGGGTCGCCCAGGATCCGGCGCTCGCGACGCAGGCGCCTGCGCCTGACGACGAGGCGTGCGCCATCTGCTGGTCCTGGCCGACGGAGCGCGTCCTCCGGCACGTCCGCGCCCTCGCGCCGGCCCCGGGCGCGTGGACCGAGATCGAGGGCGCCTGCGTCATCGTCCTGCGGGCCGCGCCGGCGGCGAGCTTCCCTGAAGCGCTTGCGCCCGGCGAGGCGGTGGTCGAGGGCGGGGTGGTCCTGGTGCGGACCGGCGACACGGCGGTCGCGCTGCTGGAGGGGGAGATCGACGGAGAGCCGGCGTCGGTGGATGAGCTCGCGGCCCTCGTGGCGTCGGGGGCGTCGCGCGGGTGA
- a CDS encoding BamA/TamA family outer membrane protein: MNSSPARAGSRASRPLHRAASVLSAVALAALLLLAPRPAQATGDPELAFWTFETAHFRVHHPQGLEPIAARIASLAETIYGRVEDALGYAPQGRTEILITDDSEMANGSAGTLPYNSIHLLASGPDDLSTLGDYDDWYLDLLTHEFTHIAHIDNTSGIPAILNAIVGKTFSPNQVQPRWIIEGLAVVSESHHSSGGRMRSSMFDMYLRADVLEDNIAGLDQISSSAFRWPQGNLWYLYGSRFLGWIIDVYGPNTMRAVSADYGASLIPWGINRAIRRVTGRTYVELYEGWKDHLRQLYRAQMAAVEARGLREGARLTYHGRTALYPRFVPPAARRTDADEIVYFRDDGRERPGIYRVSLAAPAPGSERREALVARTNAPSRPAFTPAGDLVFTALLPWRNHYYRNDLVLLPRGEAAPDGDEPSRRRLTQGLRSSAPDVSPTGDLVAFSLNSKGTRYLEIARLSRDGALSERRDLVPSARFEQAYSPSFSPDGKRLAYSVWTAGGYRDIRVVDVATGSFRQVTRDRATDMNPVWSPDGETLYFTSDRTGIHNVYAYDVSSGALRQVTNVRLGALHPAISPDGKTLVYVGYTSRGHDLFAMPLDPARFLPAPPPPGDRPDPAAEPSAARLQRVPYNPLPTLAPRAITLDYAPGSYGSNALTVSVTGTDIVGRHTIFGELTVQPDAPAPNVLLGYNYGRLPVDLGVRAYHNISPRGGYRFNGRNVVYDERTVGISSGVSYPIRGEFSRHTLSASFGSAAFKGQLPIGDKLDPYAPRTILPPRGTLNLAHLGYAFSNAEGSIDAAGAPRGVSLNAGLDYAGPETGSSYTSYAFSTALTAYVAMPWSGDHTLAFRVAGAVSGGNFPRGANYGVGGYDLENLTLVDSLLTGVTNSSFTLRGYAPGAMFGRSYFSQTFEYRVPVLQPDRGLVTLPIYLRRIDASLFLDHGGAFNRFEMDELALFTRKSLLYSPQLHASVGGELWLSLNLGYVLSSQMRFGYAYGLSDLAIPGGQFYFVATNSF; encoded by the coding sequence GTGAACTCCTCTCCCGCGCGCGCCGGCTCGCGAGCGAGCCGGCCGCTCCACCGCGCAGCGTCCGTCCTCTCTGCCGTCGCCCTCGCGGCGCTGCTGCTCCTCGCGCCGCGGCCGGCCCAGGCGACGGGCGACCCCGAGCTCGCCTTCTGGACGTTCGAGACCGCCCACTTCCGCGTGCACCATCCACAGGGCCTCGAGCCCATCGCGGCGCGCATCGCCTCGCTCGCCGAGACGATCTACGGGCGCGTCGAGGATGCGCTCGGCTACGCCCCGCAGGGCCGCACGGAGATCCTGATCACCGACGACTCCGAGATGGCGAACGGGTCGGCCGGCACGCTCCCCTACAACTCGATCCACCTCCTCGCGTCCGGTCCGGACGACCTGTCGACGCTCGGCGACTACGACGACTGGTACCTCGATCTCCTCACGCACGAGTTCACGCACATCGCGCACATCGACAACACGTCGGGGATCCCGGCGATCCTGAACGCGATCGTTGGCAAGACGTTCTCGCCGAACCAGGTGCAGCCGCGGTGGATCATCGAGGGGCTCGCCGTGGTGAGCGAGAGCCACCACTCGAGCGGCGGCCGGATGCGCTCGAGCATGTTCGACATGTACCTGCGCGCCGACGTGCTCGAGGACAACATCGCGGGGCTCGATCAGATCTCGAGCTCCGCGTTCCGCTGGCCGCAGGGCAACCTCTGGTATCTCTACGGATCGAGGTTCCTGGGCTGGATCATCGACGTCTACGGGCCCAACACGATGCGCGCGGTCTCCGCCGACTACGGGGCGTCGCTCATCCCGTGGGGGATCAACCGCGCCATCCGCCGCGTGACCGGCAGGACCTACGTCGAGCTGTACGAGGGCTGGAAGGACCACCTCCGCCAGCTCTACCGAGCGCAGATGGCGGCCGTCGAGGCGCGCGGGCTCCGCGAGGGCGCGCGGCTCACCTACCACGGGCGCACGGCGCTCTACCCGCGGTTCGTTCCGCCCGCCGCGCGCCGGACCGACGCAGACGAGATCGTCTACTTCCGCGACGACGGCAGGGAGCGCCCCGGTATCTACCGCGTCTCCCTCGCCGCGCCCGCGCCCGGGAGCGAGCGCCGCGAAGCGCTTGTCGCGCGCACCAACGCGCCCTCGCGACCGGCGTTCACGCCGGCGGGTGACCTGGTCTTCACGGCGCTCCTGCCGTGGCGCAACCACTACTACCGGAACGATCTGGTCCTGCTCCCGCGCGGCGAGGCGGCGCCGGACGGCGACGAGCCCTCGCGGCGCCGGTTGACGCAAGGCCTCCGATCCTCGGCCCCGGACGTGAGCCCGACCGGAGATCTCGTCGCCTTCTCCCTCAACAGCAAGGGCACCCGCTACCTGGAGATCGCGCGGCTCTCCAGGGATGGGGCCCTGTCCGAGCGGCGCGATCTCGTCCCGAGCGCCCGCTTCGAGCAGGCCTACTCCCCGTCGTTCTCGCCCGACGGCAAGCGCCTCGCGTACAGCGTCTGGACCGCCGGCGGCTATCGCGACATCCGCGTGGTGGACGTCGCCACCGGCAGCTTCCGACAGGTGACCCGCGATCGCGCGACCGACATGAACCCCGTCTGGTCGCCCGACGGCGAGACGCTCTATTTCACCTCCGATCGCACCGGCATCCACAACGTCTACGCCTACGACGTCTCGTCCGGCGCGCTGCGCCAGGTCACGAACGTGAGACTCGGGGCCTTGCACCCGGCGATCAGCCCCGATGGCAAGACGCTTGTCTATGTTGGATATACCTCTCGCGGCCACGACCTCTTCGCCATGCCGCTCGATCCGGCGCGCTTCCTCCCGGCGCCGCCGCCCCCGGGCGATCGCCCCGATCCCGCCGCCGAGCCTTCGGCGGCGCGGCTCCAGCGCGTTCCTTACAACCCGCTTCCCACGCTCGCGCCGCGCGCGATCACGCTCGACTACGCGCCCGGGAGCTATGGCTCGAACGCGCTCACGGTGAGCGTGACCGGCACCGACATCGTCGGTCGCCACACGATCTTCGGCGAGCTCACCGTGCAGCCGGACGCGCCGGCCCCGAACGTCCTGCTCGGGTACAACTACGGCCGGCTGCCTGTCGACCTCGGCGTCCGCGCGTACCACAACATCTCGCCGCGCGGCGGCTACCGCTTCAACGGCCGAAACGTCGTCTACGACGAGCGGACGGTCGGGATCTCCTCGGGCGTCAGCTATCCGATCCGCGGCGAGTTCTCGCGGCATACCCTGAGCGCGTCGTTCGGCAGCGCCGCGTTCAAGGGGCAGCTCCCCATCGGTGACAAGCTCGACCCGTATGCGCCCCGCACCATCCTCCCGCCGCGGGGCACGCTGAACCTCGCGCACCTCGGCTACGCATTCTCGAACGCCGAGGGCTCGATCGACGCCGCCGGCGCGCCGCGCGGGGTGTCGCTGAACGCTGGCCTCGATTACGCCGGCCCGGAGACGGGCAGCAGCTATACGTCCTACGCGTTCTCGACGGCCCTCACCGCCTACGTCGCCATGCCCTGGTCAGGCGATCACACCCTCGCGTTTCGCGTCGCCGGGGCGGTGTCTGGCGGCAACTTCCCGCGGGGCGCCAACTATGGCGTGGGCGGGTACGATCTCGAGAACCTCACCCTCGTCGACTCATTGCTCACCGGGGTCACGAATAGCTCGTTCACGCTCCGTGGCTACGCGCCGGGCGCGATGTTCGGCCGCTCCTATTTCTCGCAGACGTTCGAGTACCGCGTGCCCGTCCTGCAGCCTGACCGCGGCCTCGTGACGCTGCCGATCTACCTGCGCCGCATCGACGCGAGCCTCTTCCTCGACCACGGCGGCGCATTCAACCGCTTCGAGATGGACGAGCTCGCCCTCTTCACGCGGAAGAGCCTGCTCTACTCGCCCCAGCTGCACGCCTCGGTCGGCGGCGAGCTGTGGCTGAGCTTGAACCTCGGGTACGTCCTCTCCTCGCAGATGCGCTTCGGGTACGCCTATGGCCTGAGCGATCTCGCGATCCCTGGCGGTCAGTTCTATTTCGTCGCGACGAACTCGTTCTGA
- a CDS encoding penicillin-binding transpeptidase domain-containing protein: protein MRDMRQWIAVGAAVGLVAVTLPMLREHDVQLGGLLAKKTTAGSPTITRTVTPPPLTDLDLTRIDDRRTPPTAPAHGDRVAELTIDPMYQRAAIGFLRAGQVPEGAVVMTDIRTGKVLVWASYVNEGAMHDVAAEATAPSASVFKVVTGTALVEAGLSPNTKQCYSGGEHSIRPADLVDNKRRDKYCATLAQAMGRSINTVFARLAAKNLDREKLGAVAEKLGWGQDTPFDVKVATSTISLPEDELGFARTAAGFWNTTLSPFQGANLATTVANGGEMIRLHVVSSVKDEVGDIYQGPSERQVLKRVMDESTANAVTAMMEATVDNGTSYRSFHDRNGRPYLPDIRVAGKTGTLTKPTPEGPFYTWFVGFAPSRKPEVAISVMVANSAKWRVKATNVACDMLRTYFADKGAPGVSDPNNRTGATAQRR, encoded by the coding sequence ATGCGCGACATGCGTCAGTGGATCGCCGTCGGTGCAGCCGTGGGGCTCGTGGCCGTGACCCTCCCCATGCTGCGCGAGCACGACGTCCAGCTCGGAGGGCTGCTCGCCAAGAAGACGACCGCCGGGAGCCCGACGATCACGCGGACCGTGACGCCGCCGCCGCTCACGGACCTCGATCTGACGCGCATCGACGACCGGAGGACCCCGCCCACGGCGCCGGCGCACGGCGACCGCGTCGCGGAGCTGACCATCGATCCGATGTACCAGCGGGCGGCGATCGGCTTCCTGCGGGCAGGCCAGGTCCCCGAGGGCGCGGTCGTCATGACCGATATCCGTACCGGGAAGGTGCTGGTCTGGGCGAGCTACGTGAACGAGGGGGCGATGCACGACGTCGCCGCGGAGGCCACCGCGCCGTCGGCGAGCGTCTTCAAGGTCGTGACCGGCACCGCCCTCGTCGAGGCCGGCCTGAGCCCGAACACCAAGCAGTGTTATTCGGGCGGCGAGCACTCGATCCGGCCGGCGGACCTTGTCGACAACAAGCGTCGCGACAAGTACTGCGCGACGCTCGCGCAGGCGATGGGCCGGAGCATCAACACGGTGTTCGCGCGGCTCGCCGCGAAGAACCTCGACCGCGAGAAGCTCGGCGCCGTGGCCGAGAAGCTCGGCTGGGGGCAGGACACGCCGTTCGATGTGAAGGTCGCGACGAGCACGATCTCGCTCCCGGAAGACGAGCTCGGCTTCGCGCGGACCGCGGCGGGCTTCTGGAACACGACGCTGTCGCCGTTCCAGGGGGCGAACCTGGCGACCACGGTCGCCAACGGCGGCGAGATGATCCGGCTCCACGTCGTGTCGAGCGTCAAGGACGAGGTCGGCGACATCTACCAGGGCCCGAGCGAGCGCCAGGTGCTCAAGCGGGTGATGGACGAGAGCACCGCCAACGCGGTGACCGCAATGATGGAGGCGACGGTGGATAACGGCACGAGCTACCGTTCGTTCCATGATCGCAACGGCCGCCCCTACCTCCCGGATATCCGCGTCGCCGGCAAGACGGGGACGCTCACGAAGCCGACGCCCGAGGGGCCCTTCTACACCTGGTTCGTGGGGTTCGCGCCGAGCCGCAAGCCGGAGGTCGCCATCTCCGTGATGGTCGCCAACAGCGCGAAATGGCGCGTGAAGGCGACGAACGTCGCATGCGATATGCTCCGCACCTACTTCGCCGACAAGGGCGCGCCCGGCGTGAGCGATCCGAACAACCGGACCGGCGCGACAGCCCAGCGCCGCTGA
- a CDS encoding porin: protein MKEEQQPLAGWHGGFFLRDANDNFRLYPKGRLNFDFASSFGAGVSDVSATGGGSALKPRFFIRRARLEVAGEFLKRFSFDVDVDFGGQGLGNANGRTENAAGPAGQPPTADSARFAPVESTTANAVLADAWINYSVMPALNFLFGQHQAFFSMDNQTSDNSTTFMERNIATRSFAYPEGKDIGLTIWGDVADRMVVYGVSVVGGDGQNRPGVDSQFDFIGRVAARPFASDKKGLLAKAQIGVSARYGDRDQKYVGYDYAPIRTGQGYTLWGAGYTDSLKRPIHVIPSATQAAIGGELRLPIKMVELRAEAYYVANQTREGVEGFQLTNTERLGQVKGLGWYVQLSAWPVGDAFVSGDPGFSPRPTKVDLTKELEKPKSGLEVAALLAGINATYDGASRGGGYDEKTPGAEGGPGTDLNVMQIGLAANYWYTKNVRLGVNYSAYLTPGSGSSENLLRVPGNTVTPANPDAHALHELGARVSMSF from the coding sequence GTGAAAGAAGAGCAGCAGCCGCTCGCCGGCTGGCACGGCGGCTTCTTCCTCCGGGACGCCAACGACAACTTCCGGCTCTACCCGAAGGGGAGGCTGAACTTCGACTTCGCCAGCAGCTTCGGCGCCGGCGTGTCGGACGTGTCGGCGACGGGCGGTGGGAGCGCGCTCAAGCCGCGCTTCTTCATTCGCCGCGCGCGGCTCGAGGTGGCCGGCGAGTTCCTGAAGAGATTTTCCTTCGATGTCGACGTCGACTTCGGCGGCCAGGGGCTCGGGAACGCCAACGGCCGGACCGAGAACGCCGCCGGCCCGGCCGGGCAACCGCCGACGGCCGATAGCGCGCGCTTCGCGCCTGTCGAGAGCACCACCGCGAACGCCGTGCTCGCCGACGCCTGGATCAATTACTCGGTCATGCCCGCGCTCAACTTCCTGTTCGGGCAGCACCAGGCGTTCTTCTCGATGGATAACCAGACGAGCGACAACAGCACGACGTTCATGGAGCGCAACATCGCGACCCGGAGCTTCGCCTACCCCGAGGGCAAGGACATCGGCCTGACGATCTGGGGCGACGTCGCTGACAGGATGGTCGTCTACGGCGTCAGCGTGGTCGGCGGCGACGGGCAGAACCGGCCGGGCGTCGACAGCCAGTTCGATTTCATCGGCCGCGTGGCTGCGCGCCCGTTCGCGAGCGACAAGAAGGGGTTGCTCGCGAAGGCGCAGATCGGCGTCAGCGCGCGCTATGGCGACCGCGACCAGAAGTACGTGGGCTACGACTATGCGCCCATCAGGACGGGGCAGGGCTACACGCTCTGGGGCGCCGGCTACACGGACTCGCTGAAGCGCCCGATCCACGTCATCCCGTCGGCCACGCAGGCCGCGATCGGCGGCGAGCTCCGGCTGCCCATCAAGATGGTCGAGCTCCGGGCCGAGGCGTACTACGTCGCGAACCAGACGCGCGAGGGCGTGGAGGGCTTTCAGCTCACCAACACCGAACGGCTCGGGCAGGTGAAGGGGCTCGGCTGGTACGTGCAGCTCTCGGCGTGGCCGGTCGGCGACGCCTTCGTCAGCGGCGATCCCGGGTTCAGCCCGCGCCCGACGAAGGTCGATCTGACGAAGGAGCTCGAGAAGCCGAAGTCGGGGCTCGAGGTGGCGGCGCTCCTCGCGGGGATCAACGCGACGTACGACGGCGCGTCCCGCGGGGGTGGGTACGACGAGAAGACGCCGGGCGCCGAGGGGGGGCCGGGCACCGACCTCAACGTCATGCAGATCGGCCTCGCCGCGAACTACTGGTACACGAAAAACGTGCGGCTCGGCGTGAATTACAGCGCCTACCTGACGCCCGGCAGCGGCTCCAGCGAGAACCTCCTCCGGGTGCCAGGCAATACGGTGACGCCCGCCAATCCGGACGCGCACGCGCTGCACGAGCTCGGCGCCAGGGTCAGCATGTCGTTCTGA